In a single window of the Syntrophus gentianae genome:
- a CDS encoding PAS domain S-box protein, whose protein sequence is MAGKSPVGKLKDTEAAALHLKGMLNGTTATEAGRTGGAEQPIPSYGDLTAHNTSRLIHDSVGASLLGELVGNFLDLLDTSVAVYEENGDYALRRVSSDWCRFLDEASRQLCQTLDNRKAMASGNWHCQESCRKETALLAMETKQPVDVPCRGGIRIFAVPIFAGEEVVGSLSIGYGDPPCETEKLDELATTYGVSAEELRRHAETYETRPPVIIDWAKKQLFSLARFIGELVRRKQLEQALRRSEERFHAVFHFAKDAIYLLDQGERILDANQSACETLGYSRAELMKMSPLDIDMSKPAEHGERLETLHRKGYVLFETLNRKRDGTLIPVEVSMQFVDLVGAQVVLAICRDITKRRREEEVLRQANLVVENSPAVAFRWRAAERWPVEMVSRNVSQFGYTAQELLSGAVPFASMVHPEDLDRVAQDLQKYATSGMDSFRQEYRIVTRDGGVRWVDDHTVVERNPEGQITFYQGIVIDITDRKRSEENLAHFHDLMRYIIEHMNSAVAVYDRDLRYIYVSQRYLDDYGLEDRDIIGKHHYDVFPDLPEKIRDVHQRALAGEVSYGDRDPYHRADGTVDWIRWECRPWYEADGKIGGMILYTEIITDRVLVEEALEKRILALTRPLDEIENIAFEDLFNLSDLQHLQDLLAETWGVAALITRPNGTPITQPSNFTYFCREFIRSTEKGFNKCKVSDEVIGRHDPTGPIIQTCLSAGLWGAGASITVGGRHIGNWLIGQVRNEGQSEEQIMKYCHELGLDETAFREAYRKVPFMQQEKFEQIAHALFALANQLSTTAYQNIQQARFIAERKEAEQALRESEAKLKEAQHLARLGNWDLDLTGNALHWSDGLYELFEIDPREFTASYDAFLNLVHPDDREKVNHVYTESLKNRTAYEVFHRLLMKDGRIKWVHEIGHTDYDQGGNPLKSVGTVQDITELKQAEEALRESEARFRLVVESSPLAIGFADRDARVEYVNPKFSEMVGYTLEDIPTLADWYRCAFPDQEYRKSIVEHLEEVLDRPIRQVGGSHSIEVVLTCKDGSIKNIEFFRTRMGDKTLAVFSDLTERKKIEEERSKFDVQMREVQKLESLGVLAGGIAHDFNNLLMAILGYADLALLSVSSVSPACQYIEEITRASQRAADLCRQMLAYSGKGRFVISRYDLSEIVREMGQILDVSVSKKAVMRYFLAEGLPAVESDVTQIRQVIMNLITNAADALGESRGVITVTTGVMACDETYLSDSYLNDNLPGGTYVYLDVSDTGCGMDAATRSRIFDPFFTTKFIGRGLGLAAVLGIVRGHRGAIKVYSEVGKGTTFKILLPAVEWESGEKVKAVEQGEFLQGGGTVLVIDDDPFVRNVASEMLIMLGFQVLTADNGLEGLKVFRAHQAEITCVLLDLMMPEMGGEEAFRELRNLQSNVRVILSSGYNEQDVTQRFVGRGLTGFIQKPYTVANLRRVLKKALG, encoded by the coding sequence ATGGCCGGTAAATCTCCTGTTGGGAAGTTGAAGGATACGGAAGCTGCCGCTTTGCATCTCAAGGGGATGCTGAACGGGACAACGGCTACGGAGGCCGGCCGGACCGGCGGGGCGGAACAGCCGATTCCTTCCTATGGCGATCTGACGGCTCATAATACCTCTCGCTTGATTCATGATTCCGTGGGGGCTTCCCTTCTCGGTGAGCTGGTCGGAAACTTTCTGGACCTTCTCGATACCTCCGTTGCCGTTTATGAGGAAAATGGCGATTATGCCCTGAGAAGGGTCTCTTCTGACTGGTGCCGGTTCCTGGATGAGGCGTCGAGGCAACTCTGTCAAACACTGGATAACCGGAAGGCCATGGCGTCCGGAAACTGGCACTGTCAAGAGTCCTGCCGGAAGGAGACGGCTCTCCTCGCGATGGAGACGAAACAACCTGTGGATGTGCCCTGTCGCGGAGGAATCCGTATTTTTGCAGTTCCAATTTTTGCCGGCGAAGAGGTGGTCGGCAGCCTCAGTATCGGTTACGGCGATCCCCCCTGCGAAACGGAAAAACTTGACGAGCTGGCGACGACCTACGGTGTTTCCGCGGAGGAGCTTCGCCGGCATGCGGAAACCTATGAGACACGCCCCCCCGTTATTATAGATTGGGCAAAGAAACAGCTCTTCTCACTGGCAAGGTTTATCGGGGAACTCGTAAGACGAAAGCAGTTGGAGCAGGCACTGCGGCGGAGCGAAGAGAGATTCCACGCCGTGTTCCATTTCGCCAAGGATGCGATTTACCTGCTCGACCAGGGAGAACGCATCCTCGATGCTAATCAGTCCGCTTGTGAAACCCTGGGTTACAGTCGCGCTGAACTGATGAAAATGAGTCCTCTGGACATCGATATGTCCAAGCCGGCAGAACATGGCGAACGGCTGGAGACGTTGCACCGGAAGGGGTATGTTCTCTTCGAGACCTTGAACCGAAAGCGGGATGGAACGTTGATCCCGGTGGAGGTGTCCATGCAGTTTGTTGATCTGGTCGGGGCGCAGGTCGTTCTGGCTATCTGCCGTGACATTACTAAGCGCAGACGTGAAGAGGAGGTCCTTAGACAAGCAAACCTCGTCGTCGAAAACAGCCCGGCAGTGGCGTTCCGCTGGCGGGCGGCGGAAAGATGGCCGGTCGAAATGGTCTCCCGGAATGTGAGCCAGTTCGGTTATACAGCACAGGAGCTGCTGTCCGGGGCGGTCCCCTTCGCCTCGATGGTCCATCCGGAAGACCTGGATCGAGTCGCACAGGACTTGCAGAAATACGCCACAAGCGGCATGGACAGCTTCCGGCAGGAATATCGAATCGTCACCAGAGACGGCGGAGTGCGCTGGGTGGACGATCATACCGTGGTGGAACGGAACCCCGAGGGACAGATCACCTTCTATCAGGGAATTGTCATCGACATCACGGACCGTAAGCGGTCCGAGGAAAATCTGGCCCATTTCCATGACCTGATGCGCTACATCATCGAACACATGAACAGCGCTGTTGCCGTCTATGACCGGGACCTGCGGTATATTTACGTTAGCCAGCGCTACCTGGATGATTATGGGCTTGAGGACCGGGACATCATCGGAAAGCATCACTACGACGTCTTCCCCGACTTGCCCGAGAAAATTCGAGATGTGCACCAGCGGGCGCTGGCGGGCGAAGTCTCCTACGGCGACCGAGACCCCTATCATCGTGCCGATGGAACGGTTGATTGGATACGCTGGGAGTGCCGGCCCTGGTACGAGGCCGATGGAAAAATCGGGGGTATGATCCTCTACACGGAAATCATCACCGACCGCGTTCTCGTCGAAGAAGCGCTTGAGAAGCGCATTTTGGCGCTGACCAGGCCCCTGGATGAAATTGAAAACATCGCCTTTGAGGACCTGTTCAACTTATCCGACCTTCAACACCTCCAGGATCTGCTTGCGGAGACCTGGGGCGTTGCGGCTCTGATTACCCGTCCGAACGGCACCCCCATCACGCAACCGAGCAACTTCACCTATTTTTGCAGAGAGTTTATCCGGAGTACGGAAAAGGGATTCAATAAATGCAAGGTTTCAGATGAGGTTATCGGACGGCATGATCCCACCGGGCCGATCATCCAGACCTGCCTGAGCGCCGGTCTGTGGGGCGCCGGCGCCAGTATCACCGTCGGCGGACGCCACATCGGCAACTGGCTCATCGGCCAGGTCCGGAACGAAGGGCAGAGCGAAGAGCAGATCATGAAATACTGCCATGAGCTGGGGCTCGACGAGACCGCGTTCCGCGAAGCCTATCGCAAAGTGCCTTTCATGCAGCAGGAGAAGTTCGAGCAGATCGCCCATGCCCTTTTTGCCCTGGCCAATCAGCTTTCCACCACGGCTTATCAGAACATCCAGCAGGCGCGGTTCATCGCCGAACGGAAAGAGGCGGAACAAGCGCTGCGGGAGAGCGAGGCGAAACTCAAGGAAGCGCAGCATCTCGCGCGATTGGGCAACTGGGACTTGGATCTGACCGGAAATGCTCTTCACTGGTCGGACGGCCTCTATGAATTGTTTGAAATCGATCCCCGGGAATTCACAGCTTCGTACGATGCGTTCCTGAATTTAGTCCATCCCGACGATCGAGAGAAAGTCAATCATGTTTATACCGAATCACTCAAAAACAGAACTGCTTACGAAGTCTTCCATCGCTTGTTGATGAAGGACGGAAGGATCAAGTGGGTCCATGAAATCGGTCATACCGACTATGACCAGGGGGGAAATCCCTTAAAATCCGTCGGTACCGTGCAGGACATCACCGAACTGAAGCAGGCGGAGGAGGCCCTCCGGGAGAGCGAGGCAAGGTTCCGGCTCGTGGTGGAGTCGTCTCCGCTGGCCATTGGATTTGCAGACCGGGATGCCCGGGTCGAATATGTCAACCCGAAGTTCAGCGAGATGGTCGGCTATACACTCGAGGACATTCCTACCTTGGCGGATTGGTACCGCTGTGCCTTCCCCGATCAGGAATACCGGAAGAGTATCGTTGAACACCTGGAGGAGGTATTGGACAGACCGATAAGGCAGGTTGGCGGCTCCCACAGCATCGAAGTCGTACTGACCTGCAAGGACGGATCCATAAAGAATATCGAGTTCTTTCGAACGCGCATGGGGGACAAGACGCTCGCCGTCTTCAGCGACCTGACGGAACGCAAGAAGATTGAGGAGGAACGCAGCAAGTTCGATGTCCAGATGCGTGAAGTCCAGAAACTGGAGAGTCTGGGCGTCCTGGCCGGAGGGATCGCCCATGACTTCAACAACCTGCTCATGGCCATCCTCGGTTATGCCGACCTGGCGCTGCTTTCGGTATCGTCGGTGTCCCCTGCCTGCCAGTACATCGAGGAGATCACCCGCGCCTCACAGCGGGCCGCGGATCTGTGCCGGCAGATGCTCGCCTATTCCGGAAAGGGGCGCTTCGTCATCAGCCGCTATGACCTCTCGGAGATTGTCCGCGAAATGGGGCAGATTCTCGATGTATCGGTCTCCAAGAAAGCGGTGATGCGTTATTTTCTCGCAGAAGGCCTCCCGGCGGTGGAGTCGGACGTAACGCAGATCCGCCAGGTGATCATGAACCTGATCACGAACGCCGCCGATGCCCTGGGAGAATCGAGAGGTGTCATCACCGTTACAACGGGGGTCATGGCGTGTGATGAGACTTATCTGTCCGATAGCTATCTCAACGACAACCTCCCCGGCGGGACCTATGTCTACCTCGATGTATCGGATACGGGATGCGGGATGGATGCTGCAACCCGGAGCAGGATATTCGATCCCTTCTTTACCACGAAGTTCATTGGCCGGGGATTGGGGCTGGCGGCGGTGCTCGGCATTGTGCGCGGCCACCGGGGCGCAATTAAGGTTTACAGTGAGGTGGGCAAGGGGACGACCTTCAAGATCCTGTTGCCGGCCGTAGAATGGGAGTCGGGCGAGAAGGTGAAGGCGGTGGAGCAGGGCGAGTTTCTGCAGGGCGGGGGCACTGTCCTGGTTATTGACGACGATCCCTTTGTCCGTAACGTGGCGTCGGAGATGCTTATAATGCTGGGCTTTCAGGTTCTGACCGCAGACAATGGCCTGGAAGGACTTAAGGTGTTCCGCGCCCATCAGGCTGAAATCACCTGCGTGCTCCTTGACCTTATGATGCCCGAGATGGGCGGTGAGGAGGCTTTTCGGGAACTGCGCAACCTGCAGAGCAATGTCCGCGTGATTCTGTCGAGCGGATACAATGAGCAGGACGTGACGCAGCGTTTTGTCGGCAGGGGACTGACCGGCTTTATTCAAAAGCCGTACACCGTGGCGAATCTTCGCCGTGTTCTGAAAAAAGCCCTCGGCTGA
- a CDS encoding patatin-like phospholipase family protein translates to MINKRLFSLWVLILCVLFLSSCLPKEIPPPSRPAKIAVVLGAGASRGFAHVGVLKVLESQKIPISLIVGTSAGSFVGSLYASGISAYELQRIALALEKNDLADLTFPDNGFIRGEKLENYVNRMVRQTPIEKLRIPFRAVATNLQTGSEIVFGSGNTGKAVRASCSIPGIVQPVWISGKPYVDGGVVSPVPVLAAKQAGADVVIAVDISAGVGGSIPQGILETILQSIDIMYAKIAASQTVYADVIIAPRVSNIGSGDFDKRNEAILEGEKAATLALPRIQQIVAKLREEGRLR, encoded by the coding sequence ATGATAAATAAACGGCTTTTCAGTCTTTGGGTGTTAATCCTCTGCGTGCTGTTTCTTTCGTCCTGTCTGCCGAAGGAAATTCCCCCACCGTCAAGACCGGCGAAGATTGCCGTCGTTCTGGGGGCCGGTGCTTCCCGGGGCTTTGCCCACGTAGGGGTCCTCAAGGTGCTGGAGAGCCAGAAGATCCCGATCTCCCTGATCGTGGGAACAAGTGCGGGGAGCTTCGTCGGCTCCCTCTATGCTTCGGGAATCAGCGCTTACGAGCTGCAGCGGATTGCCCTGGCACTGGAAAAGAACGATCTGGCCGATCTCACTTTTCCCGACAACGGCTTCATCCGCGGAGAGAAGCTGGAGAATTACGTGAACCGGATGGTCCGCCAGACGCCCATCGAAAAGCTGAGGATCCCCTTCCGGGCCGTCGCGACGAACCTTCAGACCGGTTCGGAGATCGTCTTCGGTTCAGGAAACACGGGCAAGGCCGTTCGGGCGAGCTGCTCCATTCCCGGCATTGTTCAGCCAGTATGGATCTCAGGAAAGCCTTATGTTGACGGGGGCGTGGTAAGCCCTGTCCCAGTCCTGGCAGCGAAACAGGCCGGCGCCGATGTGGTCATCGCCGTGGACATCTCCGCCGGGGTCGGGGGTTCGATACCCCAGGGAATCCTGGAGACGATCCTCCAGTCCATTGATATCATGTATGCGAAAATTGCCGCATCCCAGACCGTCTATGCCGATGTGATCATCGCTCCCAGAGTAAGCAACATCGGCTCGGGCGACTTCGACAAGCGCAACGAGGCCATCCTTGAGGGTGAAAAGGCGGCCACTCTGGCCCTGCCCCGCATTCAGCAGATCGTGGCAAAGCTCCGCGAGGAGGGAAGGCTGCGGTAG
- the bcp gene encoding thioredoxin-dependent thiol peroxidase: MNKLKTGDQAPGFALADPFGKTITLDEFKGRKLLLYFYPKAGTSGCTRQTEAVRDAMIKLQENGVDAVGISPDSPAAQKKFSDKLQLTFPLLSDADHTVADAYGVWGEKALYGKKYFGIVRSAFLIGEDGRILAAWYKVSPGDTVPKALGILGIA; the protein is encoded by the coding sequence GTGAACAAATTGAAAACAGGGGATCAGGCGCCCGGCTTTGCCCTTGCCGATCCGTTCGGGAAAACAATCACGCTGGATGAGTTCAAAGGAAGAAAGCTTTTGTTGTATTTTTATCCGAAGGCAGGCACTTCCGGATGCACGAGACAGACCGAAGCGGTACGGGACGCAATGATCAAGCTTCAGGAAAACGGGGTGGACGCGGTGGGGATCAGTCCCGATTCTCCGGCTGCGCAGAAGAAGTTCAGTGATAAGCTTCAGCTGACCTTTCCTCTGCTGTCTGATGCGGATCACACGGTGGCGGATGCCTATGGCGTCTGGGGTGAGAAAGCGCTCTATGGGAAGAAATATTTCGGCATTGTCCGCTCCGCCTTCCTGATTGGTGAGGATGGAAGAATTCTGGCGGCCTGGTACAAGGTGAGTCCCGGTGACACGGTCCCCAAGGCGCTGGGAATCCTGGGAATAGCGTGA
- a CDS encoding EamA family transporter has protein sequence MNWFFLTMVCFFLYGIQRFLYKVSAERNCNTAWTTLSFMGTVALLSAVCWFASDETLINPTWLLALAVINSLTFFVDTVVTIEALRYLPTNIVYPMTRLNAVLVVLFSIVYFKDSLNGYQIAGIVLAIGVILTLTRFSEEERKESRNFHKGFLLIGLAVLSGAVAAVSSKFAALYTNSMAFIALTYSLSMLFSVGLQKPFEKEGASRRYGEALLIGFLVGLVNFAAFVTLLSAMKTGPLSIIVPVVGMNFVLANLLAAVVYREKLTLLKTSGILMTVLSLLLMKLGQS, from the coding sequence ATGAACTGGTTTTTCCTGACGATGGTCTGTTTCTTCCTTTACGGGATTCAGCGATTTCTCTATAAAGTCTCGGCGGAGCGGAACTGCAACACCGCCTGGACAACCCTCTCCTTCATGGGAACGGTGGCGCTTCTGAGCGCGGTCTGCTGGTTCGCCTCCGATGAAACACTGATAAACCCGACCTGGCTGCTGGCCCTGGCTGTCATCAACAGCTTGACCTTTTTTGTCGACACGGTCGTGACCATTGAGGCGCTCCGCTATCTGCCCACGAATATCGTCTATCCCATGACGCGGTTGAACGCCGTATTGGTGGTCCTCTTCTCTATCGTCTACTTCAAGGATTCGTTGAACGGCTATCAGATCGCCGGGATTGTTCTCGCCATCGGCGTCATCCTGACCTTGACGCGGTTTTCCGAGGAGGAGCGGAAGGAGAGTCGGAACTTTCACAAGGGATTTCTCCTGATCGGACTGGCCGTCCTGTCGGGTGCCGTGGCGGCCGTTTCCAGCAAGTTTGCCGCTTTGTACACAAATTCGATGGCCTTCATCGCCCTGACGTATTCTCTCAGCATGCTTTTTTCCGTGGGTTTGCAGAAGCCCTTCGAGAAGGAGGGGGCCAGTCGCCGTTATGGAGAGGCCCTGTTGATCGGTTTCCTGGTGGGGCTGGTCAATTTTGCGGCCTTTGTCACCCTGCTTTCGGCCATGAAGACGGGTCCCCTGTCCATCATCGTTCCCGTGGTTGGGATGAACTTCGTCCTTGCCAATCTCCTTGCAGCGGTGGTCTATCGGGAAAAATTGACCCTCCTGAAAACCTCAGGGATTCTGATGACGGTTCTGTCCCTTCTGCTGATGAAACTGGGACAGTCCTGA
- a CDS encoding helix-turn-helix transcriptional regulator, whose translation MAKENQGSIATRDDQVVADQIDLSRESELESSIQRLEELNSALKSLLRHRDQDKRDMEERFLSNVKELVIPYIQKLKETELVGLQSTFVEIAESNLNDIMSPFLQKITSRYRNFTPKEIQVASLIKEGKRTKEIAQILGISKSAIDLHRNSIRNKLGLINKKTNLRSYLMSLF comes from the coding sequence ATGGCAAAAGAAAATCAGGGGTCAATAGCGACCAGAGACGATCAGGTCGTAGCGGACCAAATCGATCTAAGCCGGGAATCCGAATTGGAAAGCAGCATCCAGCGCCTGGAGGAATTGAACTCAGCCCTGAAATCCCTACTGAGACACCGGGATCAGGACAAGCGGGATATGGAAGAGCGGTTTCTTTCCAACGTCAAGGAACTTGTTATTCCCTATATCCAGAAGTTGAAAGAAACGGAGCTCGTTGGCCTGCAGTCCACCTTTGTGGAAATTGCAGAATCCAACCTCAACGATATCATGTCGCCCTTCCTGCAGAAAATCACCTCCCGTTACCGGAACTTTACCCCGAAGGAGATTCAGGTCGCCAGCCTGATCAAGGAAGGAAAACGAACAAAGGAAATCGCCCAGATTCTGGGAATTTCGAAAAGCGCCATCGATCTTCACCGGAACAGTATCCGCAACAAACTGGGGTTGATCAATAAAAAGACCAATCTCCGTTCCTATCTGATGTCTCTTTTCTAA
- a CDS encoding DUF3568 family protein, which translates to MHSFKFSGFIVILLSLALFSGCDTAVISNGNIMGIQSGQFLYKNGYLQATYSADIDSIWQACEQTLQELKATNIRKERKIASGTLTADLYDDKIIMEIAYVERDKISVAVLVGIGGNQLASRLIHEKIGKALSAMGAIKSS; encoded by the coding sequence ATGCATTCGTTCAAATTTAGTGGGTTTATCGTCATTCTGTTGAGTCTGGCATTGTTTTCCGGCTGTGATACTGCAGTCATCAGCAACGGAAACATCATGGGCATCCAGTCCGGTCAGTTTCTTTACAAAAACGGCTATCTGCAGGCAACGTATTCTGCTGACATCGACAGCATCTGGCAGGCCTGTGAACAGACCCTTCAGGAACTGAAGGCGACCAACATCCGCAAAGAGCGCAAAATCGCTTCCGGCACCCTTACAGCCGACCTTTATGATGATAAAATCATTATGGAAATTGCCTATGTGGAAAGGGATAAGATCTCTGTAGCCGTGCTGGTAGGCATAGGCGGCAATCAACTGGCGTCACGGCTCATCCACGAAAAAATCGGGAAGGCGCTGTCCGCGATGGGTGCAATCAAATCCTCTTAA
- a CDS encoding rhomboid family intramembrane serine protease: MAAPGKTSLLCPRCRKLISADEPQCPYCGLRRPGSRWLSGFLWRLSSGALDPVRILIYINVAFFLLSLLLNLSATRISHQPLTLLSPSNSSLFALGATGAIPLGQYGRWWTLISASFLHGGILHIFFNMAALSQLGYFVLREYGFNRFILIYILSGIAGFLLSAIVGVIFTMGASASLCGLIGAILFYGKSRGGFYGEAIYKQATGWIVGLVLFGLFLPGINNWAHGGGLVAGILLGFFLGYEDQSEETSLVQILGTCCIFLTATVLLWAVMRSLLAFFLA, from the coding sequence ATGGCAGCTCCTGGTAAAACCTCTCTCCTGTGTCCCCGTTGCCGCAAGCTCATCAGTGCTGATGAGCCCCAATGCCCCTACTGCGGATTGAGACGCCCGGGATCACGATGGCTGTCCGGATTTCTCTGGCGTCTGAGCAGTGGAGCCCTGGACCCGGTTCGCATTCTTATTTACATCAACGTGGCGTTTTTCCTGCTGTCTCTCCTTTTAAACCTGTCGGCCACGAGAATATCCCATCAGCCCCTGACGCTTCTCTCTCCCTCCAACAGCAGTCTTTTTGCCCTGGGCGCTACAGGGGCGATTCCACTGGGGCAATATGGGCGCTGGTGGACCCTCATCTCCGCCTCTTTTCTTCATGGCGGAATCCTCCACATTTTCTTCAACATGGCCGCTCTTTCCCAACTCGGTTATTTTGTCCTTCGAGAATATGGCTTCAACCGCTTCATCCTCATTTATATCCTCTCAGGTATCGCCGGTTTTCTCCTGTCCGCCATCGTCGGCGTTATTTTTACCATGGGCGCCTCCGCCAGTCTCTGCGGCCTCATCGGCGCGATTCTCTTCTACGGCAAGAGCCGGGGCGGGTTCTACGGCGAGGCCATTTACAAACAGGCCACCGGCTGGATTGTGGGCCTGGTTCTTTTCGGCCTTTTTTTGCCGGGCATCAACAACTGGGCGCACGGCGGCGGACTTGTTGCCGGTATTCTGCTGGGGTTCTTTCTGGGATATGAAGACCAGTCAGAGGAAACGTCTCTTGTTCAGATTCTCGGGACCTGTTGTATTTTTCTGACGGCAACGGTCCTGCTCTGGGCGGTGATGCGGTCCCTCCTCGCCTTTTTTCTCGCATAA
- a CDS encoding TraB/GumN family protein, producing the protein MIPETSLDTMQNKNVHHLFTGEKEIILVGTAHVSRESADLVERVISEENPDTVCIELCHARFDALKKKDQWQEMDIVKVIREKRTSLLLSQLLMMSFQKKIAEKFNISPGEEMLRAMALAEKLGTNIVLADREIRVTLLRTWRKMRFFSKVRLMSEMFLSLFMAEDINEEDIEKLKEHDVLDMTLRQFGKKMPDLKETLIDERDQYLAASIRSAAGSKVVAVVGAGHIPGIVRTIEENRKVDKEAISIIPPPGIGGHLFGWGFSLAIVGIFVAGFFNSGFSTSLAMILSWSSITAICAAVGAILLLAHPLTIAAAACSAPIATLHPLIATGWVAGLTEATIRKPKVKDFLSLKDDILSVRGFLRNKITRILLLIAVVNLTTSIGTFAAIPVMMKYF; encoded by the coding sequence ATGATTCCAGAAACCAGTTTAGATACCATGCAAAATAAAAATGTCCATCATTTGTTTACCGGAGAAAAGGAAATAATCCTGGTCGGCACGGCTCATGTGTCACGGGAAAGCGCCGATCTGGTAGAACGCGTCATATCCGAGGAAAATCCGGACACAGTGTGTATTGAGCTCTGTCATGCCCGCTTTGACGCCCTGAAAAAAAAGGACCAATGGCAGGAAATGGACATCGTGAAGGTCATCCGGGAAAAACGGACTTCTCTCCTCCTTTCCCAGCTTCTTATGATGTCCTTCCAGAAAAAAATTGCTGAGAAGTTCAACATTTCCCCCGGCGAAGAAATGCTGCGGGCCATGGCCCTGGCGGAAAAACTGGGGACCAACATCGTTCTGGCCGATCGGGAAATCCGGGTGACCCTCCTGCGCACCTGGAGAAAGATGCGCTTCTTCAGCAAAGTTCGACTGATGTCGGAAATGTTTCTCTCCCTCTTCATGGCGGAAGATATTAACGAGGAGGATATTGAAAAACTCAAGGAGCACGATGTCCTGGACATGACGCTCCGCCAGTTCGGCAAAAAGATGCCGGACCTGAAAGAAACGCTGATTGATGAGCGGGACCAGTATCTCGCCGCTTCCATTCGCTCCGCTGCCGGGAGCAAGGTGGTCGCCGTGGTCGGCGCGGGTCACATTCCGGGCATTGTCCGCACCATTGAAGAGAACCGGAAGGTTGACAAGGAGGCCATTTCGATCATTCCTCCTCCGGGCATCGGGGGCCATCTCTTCGGTTGGGGATTTTCCCTGGCGATTGTCGGGATTTTTGTTGCCGGCTTCTTCAACTCCGGGTTTTCAACGAGCCTCGCCATGATTCTTTCCTGGTCCTCCATCACGGCAATCTGCGCCGCAGTCGGAGCGATTCTTCTTCTGGCCCATCCTTTGACCATTGCCGCAGCGGCCTGTTCTGCCCCCATCGCCACCCTCCATCCCCTGATCGCCACGGGCTGGGTTGCGGGTCTGACGGAGGCAACGATCCGCAAACCGAAGGTCAAAGATTTTCTCAGCCTGAAGGACGATATCCTTTCCGTTCGGGGGTTTCTGCGCAACAAGATCACCCGGATTCTCCTGTTGATCGCCGTCGTGAATCTGACGACTTCCATAGGTACGTTCGCCGCAATCCCGGTCATGATGAAATACTTTTAG
- the rlmD gene encoding 23S rRNA (uracil(1939)-C(5))-methyltransferase RlmD yields the protein MEKRIEIGDRLEVTMDSVAFGGSGVGRHGRLVLFVPFAVDGDTVEIEIDGIRRSYATGRICRILNPSPFRTEAKCPHYERCGGCQYQHIAYAHQLELKKRQVGEALARIGKVPDPPVREVLPSPMPYAYRGKAEFHLRFAPGKSALIGYKEAADSRIVPVSRCEIVDESINRSLDMLRKKLEGPSPSNRRGGKGEERVVLWSEAGAASVEPGHSPVRGNRVLRQVKGKILRVPAWGFFQANSSLVETMVDTVVRACALSGAENLLDAYCGSGLFSLFLAPRVQRLFGVDGDREAIGCAEENLREEGVSNGEFYAGDVGEILKKHFLERKTPVDVVVLDPPRIGCSADVLDGLLRLKPSRIVYISCNPTTQARDMRRLLDGGYTLKELQPLDMFPQTKHIEVAGILER from the coding sequence ATGGAGAAGCGGATTGAAATCGGAGATCGGCTGGAAGTGACCATGGACAGCGTTGCCTTCGGAGGTTCCGGGGTCGGCAGGCATGGCCGTCTGGTCCTTTTTGTCCCCTTCGCCGTTGATGGGGACACGGTGGAGATTGAAATTGACGGGATACGCCGATCATACGCCACGGGGCGGATATGCCGGATATTGAACCCCTCTCCCTTCCGGACAGAAGCTAAATGTCCGCACTACGAGCGCTGCGGGGGATGCCAGTATCAGCACATTGCCTATGCCCATCAGCTGGAGCTTAAAAAAAGACAGGTTGGAGAAGCCCTGGCGCGGATCGGAAAGGTTCCGGACCCGCCCGTCCGGGAGGTTCTCCCCTCGCCGATGCCCTATGCCTACCGGGGAAAGGCGGAGTTCCATCTCCGGTTTGCGCCGGGAAAATCAGCCCTGATCGGCTACAAGGAGGCGGCCGACAGCCGGATCGTTCCGGTGTCGCGGTGTGAAATCGTCGATGAGTCCATCAACCGTTCTCTGGACATGCTCCGGAAGAAGTTGGAAGGGCCTTCCCCTTCCAACCGGAGAGGCGGGAAAGGAGAGGAGAGGGTGGTCCTCTGGTCTGAAGCGGGCGCCGCATCCGTTGAACCAGGCCATTCTCCCGTCCGGGGAAATCGCGTGCTCCGGCAGGTCAAAGGAAAAATCCTGCGTGTGCCTGCTTGGGGATTTTTTCAGGCCAACTCGTCCCTCGTGGAAACGATGGTTGATACTGTGGTTCGAGCCTGTGCGCTGTCGGGAGCCGAGAACCTTCTCGATGCCTACTGCGGTTCCGGTCTCTTCTCCCTCTTTCTGGCGCCTCGCGTGCAGCGGCTCTTCGGTGTGGATGGGGACCGGGAGGCCATCGGCTGCGCCGAAGAGAATCTCCGGGAAGAGGGCGTGTCAAACGGGGAATTTTACGCCGGCGATGTTGGCGAGATCTTGAAAAAGCATTTTTTGGAAAGAAAAACCCCCGTCGATGTCGTTGTCCTGGACCCTCCGAGAATCGGCTGCAGTGCCGATGTCCTGGACGGTCTGCTTCGCCTGAAGCCTAGCCGGATCGTCTATATCTCCTGCAATCCAACCACCCAGGCCCGGGATATGCGGCGACTGCTGGACGGCGGCTATACATTGAAAGAACTGCAGCCTCTCGATATGTTCCCCCAGACAAAACATATCGAGGTCGCAGGCATTCTGGAGCGGTAA